From a region of the Fimbriiglobus ruber genome:
- a CDS encoding metal ABC transporter substrate-binding protein, with amino-acid sequence MFTRLDLPRGAYALLPVFLGLLALIPFTGCGNDPSVWPDKPGPKVVASFPPLYCFAVNVAGDDASVRSVLTNQGVHNPDTKTAELRTLNRADLFFMNGLGLDEKIAARLKGGSGNTRLKLVDLGAGLDKKRLEAPNEHAHEDDEEGHGHHHDHGTTDPHVWLGLDHAITFVGEIRDEFKQIDPAHAADYDRRAAEYTAKLNKLRADGVALLKDKKERKFVTFHESLAYFAKTFNLEIADVIQKVPGKEPSGKALEKLVKTCVENKTRVIAVEPQFSGQGAAARVLDELKRKGITDAVLVEIDPLETAQEADLNADWYETKMRANLDALAKALK; translated from the coding sequence ATGTTCACGCGACTCGACCTCCCACGCGGCGCGTACGCCCTCTTGCCGGTGTTCCTCGGCTTGCTGGCGTTGATCCCTTTTACGGGATGTGGGAACGATCCGAGCGTTTGGCCGGACAAGCCGGGGCCGAAGGTGGTCGCGTCGTTCCCGCCGCTCTATTGCTTCGCGGTGAACGTGGCCGGCGACGACGCCAGCGTCCGCAGCGTGCTGACCAACCAGGGCGTCCACAACCCGGACACTAAAACCGCCGAACTCCGGACACTTAACCGAGCTGACCTGTTCTTCATGAACGGCCTGGGGCTCGACGAGAAGATCGCGGCCCGGCTTAAAGGCGGGTCCGGCAACACGCGACTCAAGCTCGTCGACCTCGGGGCGGGGCTCGACAAGAAACGTCTCGAAGCGCCGAACGAACACGCCCACGAAGACGACGAGGAAGGGCATGGCCACCATCACGACCACGGCACCACCGACCCGCACGTTTGGCTCGGGCTCGACCACGCGATTACCTTCGTGGGCGAGATCCGGGACGAGTTCAAACAAATCGACCCGGCCCATGCCGCCGACTACGATCGCCGGGCGGCCGAATACACTGCCAAACTGAACAAGCTGCGGGCCGATGGCGTAGCGCTCTTGAAGGACAAGAAGGAGCGGAAGTTCGTCACCTTCCACGAATCCCTGGCCTACTTCGCCAAGACCTTTAATCTCGAAATTGCGGACGTGATCCAGAAGGTGCCGGGTAAGGAGCCGAGCGGCAAGGCGCTGGAGAAACTGGTCAAAACCTGCGTCGAAAACAAGACACGCGTGATCGCGGTCGAGCCGCAATTTTCGGGACAAGGGGCCGCCGCCCGGGTACTGGACGAACTGAAGCGGAAAGGAATCACGGACGCGGTCCTGGTCGAGATCGACCCGCTCGAAACGGCCCAAGAAGCCGACTTGAACGCGGACTGGTACGAGACCAAAATGCGGGCCAACCTGGACGCCCTGGCGAAGGCACTGAAATGA
- a CDS encoding HNH endonuclease, whose translation MRQNLKDNTDPAVIAARRAAEVAAVPKVDHLKKYGTLTPYHPNTHGTKDKPPHSPSYEKWTKKKGKIFVGEDDTWIYQHRDGTAVAYPGGHPDFRSAGLVKAHATIKGGYAGNRSESGDFGKFEAESGRQRIDGKETWHHHEDCKTGELIDEKYHRAFTHEGGVSILKR comes from the coding sequence ATGCGTCAGAATCTTAAAGACAACACCGACCCGGCGGTCATCGCCGCTCGTCGGGCGGCCGAGGTGGCCGCCGTTCCAAAGGTAGACCACCTCAAGAAGTACGGGACACTTACCCCGTACCATCCGAACACCCATGGCACGAAAGACAAGCCACCGCACTCGCCCTCCTATGAAAAATGGACCAAGAAGAAGGGGAAAATCTTCGTCGGGGAGGACGACACCTGGATTTATCAGCACCGTGATGGGACGGCCGTGGCTTATCCCGGCGGGCATCCCGACTTCCGATCGGCCGGGCTAGTCAAGGCGCATGCGACGATCAAGGGAGGATACGCCGGTAACCGGTCCGAAAGTGGTGATTTCGGGAAGTTTGAAGCGGAATCGGGTCGGCAACGAATCGACGGCAAAGAAACTTGGCATCACCACGAAGATTGTAAAACGGGCGAGTTGATTGATGAAAAATATCACCGCGCATTCACCCATGAAGGCGGGGTAAGTATCTTAAAAAGATAA
- a CDS encoding metal ABC transporter ATP-binding protein, whose product MTASIPLTQVVPPDQGRPPTTPLVSLRDVCVDRGGRPIINKVTADLARGRITALIGLNGSGKSTLLRAVVGEFPYRGEILFRCGHDHTHPRPDHVGYVPQRLTIDPRLPLTVRDLMGLALKRLPLFFGLGRALNQKIAVLLDQVGVGDLIDVPVDGLSGGQLQRVLLSLALEPQPELLLLDEPASGIDFKSQQSFYDLISDINRRTGVTILLVSHDLTVVSRFADHVLCLRDGVIHCQGHPQQILNPHTLADIFGAEMGLFAHRHD is encoded by the coding sequence ATGACCGCGAGCATTCCGCTGACCCAAGTCGTCCCGCCCGACCAGGGCCGCCCGCCGACCACGCCGCTCGTCAGCCTGCGCGACGTGTGCGTCGACCGCGGCGGCCGCCCGATCATCAACAAGGTGACGGCCGACCTCGCAAGGGGCCGGATCACCGCGTTGATCGGGCTGAACGGCTCGGGCAAGTCGACTCTCCTCCGGGCGGTCGTGGGCGAGTTCCCATACCGCGGGGAAATCCTGTTCCGCTGCGGCCACGACCACACGCACCCGCGGCCGGACCACGTCGGCTACGTGCCCCAGCGGTTGACCATCGACCCGCGGCTCCCGCTCACAGTCCGCGATCTAATGGGGCTCGCCCTCAAGCGGCTGCCGCTCTTCTTTGGCCTCGGCCGCGCCCTGAACCAGAAAATCGCCGTCTTACTCGATCAGGTTGGTGTCGGCGATCTGATCGACGTTCCCGTCGACGGGTTGTCCGGCGGCCAGTTGCAGCGGGTGTTGTTGTCGCTCGCGCTGGAACCGCAGCCCGAACTCCTCCTCCTCGACGAGCCGGCTTCCGGCATCGACTTCAAATCGCAGCAATCCTTTTACGACCTCATCTCCGACATCAACCGCCGCACCGGTGTGACGATTCTGCTCGTGTCGCACGACCTGACCGTGGTGAGCCGATTCGCAGACCACGTCCTCTGCCTGCGCGACGGCGTGATCCATTGCCAGGGCCACCCCCAGCAAATCCTCAACCCGCACACGCTCGCCGACATCTTTGGTGCGGAGATGGGCCTGTTCGCCCATCGACACGATTAA
- a CDS encoding SMI1/KNR4 family protein — protein sequence MINYNNLSFSNSEPPVDEKIVSRTEKKLKCQFPPDYRDFLLKVNGGVPSTCEYHTEQWGPLCIDCFYGITRTRDSSDLIYEQDDDDLATGFLNIGFDPGSAPYYLVISGEETGNVYLRDTGLMDEDGEPALYLITTSFREFLQILSRATPRRPRTAANAPPPDNTPSESAAPEKPAPKASKKRRK from the coding sequence ATGATCAATTACAACAACTTGTCTTTTAGTAATTCGGAGCCGCCGGTCGATGAGAAAATCGTCAGTCGGACCGAGAAGAAGCTGAAGTGCCAATTCCCGCCGGATTACAGAGATTTTCTCTTGAAGGTAAACGGAGGCGTGCCGTCGACTTGCGAATATCACACAGAACAATGGGGGCCTCTTTGTATCGACTGCTTCTATGGTATCACTCGGACCCGCGATTCTTCTGACCTCATTTACGAGCAGGATGATGACGACTTGGCGACTGGGTTCTTGAATATCGGCTTCGACCCGGGCTCCGCGCCCTACTACCTGGTGATCTCGGGCGAGGAAACCGGCAACGTCTACTTGCGCGATACCGGGTTAATGGATGAGGACGGGGAGCCGGCGTTGTATCTAATAACGACCAGCTTCCGCGAATTTCTCCAGATATTATCGCGGGCCACTCCTCGGCGCCCCCGAACCGCGGCCAACGCACCTCCCCCTGATAACACCCCATCCGAATCCGCGGCCCCCGAGAAGCCCGCGCCCAAAGCCTCCAAAAAACGCCGCAAATAG